The following nucleotide sequence is from Excalfactoria chinensis isolate bCotChi1 chromosome 12, bCotChi1.hap2, whole genome shotgun sequence.
GAGACTGAAATCATCAAGTAGGGTTAGCCCTTAGAAGTAAACACCTATAGGCTTGGAAATTCAGTATATGTTATTTCTTCAGATCTACACCTTAGTATCACAaacaagtctttctttttttccattttcttcctaatcCCACCAGAAAACCAGctcacaaatgaaaaacatacGGATGAAAAGACTGTGAAAGGTATTGTTATGAGTTCAGTTGCAGAATTTAGCATGGCAGACACTTCatcaaaagaaaccaaaaatgagaagaaattgtcAGAAGCAAGCAGATCATCCATTGCTTCCctggagaaatgcagagaatTCACCTACATTGAAGACGATGCCTCAGTTCATCAGAGAGACAGCGATGGTATGTTTGGTAAAACAAATTGCACTGAAGCACATTTCTAAATAACAACCACTTCAAAGCACAATGCATATCTAACTTGAAATAAATGCTCACATGCTTAATGGGAAGCTCAAGAACATAACCAAAAGCAGTAATAAGTTGCTCTATAGACGTTTTCTCATTTGAATGATGAGAATCTGTAGAAGTGAATCTTAAATTTTCAATGATATTAAACTAATAGAAGAGAAACTTACAGCCTACAGAGCTCCTTTGCTCCCCTACATGTGAACACTACATACTGCTAAAGCATAACCTGCTCTTGGACTATTGATCAGAGCTGTGTCACCTTGTGAGATGAAGGAGCTGATCTTTCTAATTGAATAAGAGCATGGGTTAAGGAGCAGAGTATCTGTaattttattgttgctgttaAAGAAGAAACTAAGAAAGGAGGCAGAGAAATGGTTGTGTGCATTACAAGCCACAGTCTGTGACTCCTGGGAATGTAAACAGCACGTCAGCCCTGATTTTAGTAAATAACCAGCACCTGAGGAGCTATTCCTGGTTATTAGCAAAGATGTGAAAAAAGTATTTATGTGAATCATTTGTGAGGTTTCTAATGTGTGTCTTATGCAATAATGGGTAAGTGTTTCATATCAAGCAATGTTGAGATCTATCACGCATAGGATAAAAATGATCCCTGATTTAAGAACTTCTGAATACAGGTAAACACAATAAACTGCAATGCTCTCAAGGAACAACTACCATCTCTGTTTTAACAATGATCCTGTAACGAAGGTGATGTCTCCATCACTTCTGTTGGACTGCATTTAATTTCAATGAAGGACAGTCAGTGTTCCTTCCATTTAAGGGACTCATCCTCCCACCCAGACACTCACTGTTTTCTGAGTTTATTGGCTATCAGATCAGGCCCCTCAATCATTactggcacacaggtgtgcacACATGATGTATACGACAGATTTCATAAtccttaaaaagcaaaagaatttaagaaaaggaaataattaaaagaaggaaaaaaaaaaaaagaaagaaaaaaaaagccacgcTCAATTAATAATGTTACATACTGGATGGAAGCCAAGAGAACCAAAGGAAACCAGAATTGTGGTTGTCACTGCATACCCTGCTCTCCCTACTCTGAGAGGTTACTGCTTACTTCACACACATACAAAGCTAAATCCTACTCACTGGTGTGTGGAGGATCTCTGAAGGCACAGCAATTGGAGATGTGCTGAGAGAAGAGCAGATCCAAAGCTCAGAGGTCTCACCATGCTGGCCCTGGTGGCATGAGCAAGCTCTAGTCCACATTTGTGCTAAACAGGGGGCAAACTGGCAGCCACCAGACAAGAACAGGGAAAAGTAGAGATGAAGCAGGCTGGGTAAATTATTATAAGTTCTTTTGTGGTAATTAATCTACTAATGTAGAGAATGAGAGCTGAGGTCATTGTTCTCACTGAGATAAATGCAGTAATGTCTTTTTGCAAACAGCggggaaaacagaagagaaaacaggagaTTGCATCTCCTTTTATGCAGTTTGTGgctaatttattttcaaatatataaatgaatgCATAGGAATGGATGCTTAATTGCTAATATCtattatttatatacattaCCCCACttaaaacaggacaaaaaaagCCTCACACATGCAGATTTTTCGAAATGTGTTACATCCATTATCACAGTTCATGGTGTGTGCTCTGATGGGAATTTAAAAGCATCTTTACTGCACATCACAGACTCTGTGCCGAAACattactttattattaaaatcttAAGCTTTTTGTGTGCTCCTTCTCCTGGATGGAGCCCTAAGGATGGCACCTTTTCTCTGAAGATTACAGGAGCACCAATATGGTGAGCACATCAAGGGGGAAAGAAAACGATATTAGAAAACAGATCTtcggagagggaaaaaaactaaaaggaaGGGTCTTTAATTGATACCTGATTTTGAAAGTGATCTCTTGTATCTAGGTATAGAAAGGAAATTTCATaaacacattaagaaaaatagtCTTAATTACACCATAGGCTACTGGATAAAATGATTACATTTTCTACACTGTAAATTTCATACAATTAAACGCAGCAGTGTCACCTTATAAAATGTTTcaattttataattatttcagttcatttacttagaaaaaaatataagcatGAATTTACTCAGTATCACCAAAATCTAGTCATTCTTATTCAACAGAACCGACTTAGAAGTTAGTTGTGCTTGTCTGAACCTAAATAGATCTTGACATATTTAAATAAGTATTAAAATTGATAGCATTGATGATGATACGCTACTTAGAAAGGAGTTCAATCACACGCTATTTGTTCTTGCTACCTGCTATAACTGCCTTCTTTTTGTATACATAAAGACATCggaatgatttttaattttgttttccatcaagAAATCtttcataaaaaagaaagaaagaaaaaaaggagcatAATTCTGGAAACTTCCTGGCTGTGAACTTTATGTTACGTGAGATAAAAAAATGCCACAACAGAACCAACGCAGTTGAATGAGTTCACAGTTAGTCATCCCAGGGCAAGAAACGCGGATGTAACCATATGCTTTCCTGAAAGAACCAATGAAAAGACATTTGTGTtgttgaaagcatttttcttttccaaaaacaaggaggggaagaaaatggaaacgTTTGGTTCTTTGCAATCCAACAGGATTCACACCGTCAGAATCTTGCACCTGCTTGGAGCCCTGCTGCACTCCACCAGCTTCCCCAGATGTCATAGTTTGAACTTGGGGTGGTAACCAATACATATATGTTTTTTTGTGGGGGATTGAATAGAACAGAAAGTCTTCTGTCACAGGCTGACGTGATCCTTCTTGATATtgttttccaatttttttttgtcttgttttggaAGTTGACAGGGCTGTAATGAAAAGGTGGTAAAATTTGGAAGTGAAAGTAGAAGAGCCTTGGGCTGAGAATCCATCCACACTGCCCTCTGTCAGTGTGGTTCTCTGTACTTGCTGTTACCCCTTCTCTTTGGCGAGGCCATCTAGCAGTCATTAAACAGTTCCATGGAATCAAACCTCTAATAGAAACCAAACTATAAGTAGCTGAGGAAACTGTAATTGTTTTCTGCCCACTGTGAGTACAGCTCTCATAAGATCATCTCAGTCCTTACCCTGATACCACATCTAATTCATGGGTTAAGGACACCATGTCCCATGCATCCAGAACAACCAGGTACAGCAGTAAGAACCAGACCTGGAGAGTCTGAAGACCTGCTCCACTCTCCACAGAAGCTTTGGGTGTTTGTGCATTGACTTCCAGCAAAGACTGAATCAGAGCACAGCAACAGACAACCCAGAAAAGATTCCCTCAAAAAAGACTCAGTACCAAAATACTTGTAAGCAAATAATTACCCTTGAAAGAGgttattttttggggggtggggattcttttgttgattttctttttttttttttttttttttttttccaatcttcaaagaaataatagcagcagtctgattgtttttatctttccatATTTCCATAGTGTCAAATTaaaggaattatttcatttttgcataATCACAGCAGAACAATCTTGGGTAATCAAACATGCCCCTTTTCTCATGTctccctgcttttcctttttcttagaTGAATGTGCAACACTTATCCTGGCCTGCTTGTTCTGCCAATTTTGGGACTTTCTTATAATGCTGCCTGATACCTGTGAACACTGGCTGATAGATACCTGTTGTCCATCCAATAGATACTACCAGACCTCCGATGAAGACCACTCCAACAATGACTGCAACTGTGACTGTGACATTGATTGCAGCCTCTTTGAGTCCTGCCACGAGACTGGCGAATGCCTGGAACTTGCCATGGAGATATCTGAAGTCTGCTATCGCTAATAGGAAAACAATTGACAAAAATCCTGAAAACTGCCTGAAAGGGATTGGACAAAGTACAAGGAGACCCTTTGGTTTTTTAGGGGAAAATAAACCACAACAGGAATGTTTTCCAACCAGGACTATGCCATCATGCTGCTCCCACCCTGGAGGTCTGTATATCTGTAACATTCTGGTTCTATGACAataaagggcaaaaaaaaaagaaaagatctcCTTTGCCATAGACAACAACAGAATTCCTAAGTGCCAAGTGTGCTCCATGCGTTACCCGCTGCCAATGCAATGCTTTTATAAACCCCTAATTGCTTTAAACACGGATTTCCCCCATTCACAAACACAGGACAAATTAGGACGTTCTTTTAGGACTGATATATATTAGTTCATCTTCCTAATGGATTCATACATAAACATGTATTACACATTGTTGGTTATTATTAATAATGTATGATACAGCAtcattttataattaaaaatttatttattcaatCTCTTAAAACACACTTATATATGCTCAGTTTaggtagaaaagaaaattaaatgaattagAAACCATGCTAGCTGTAATTACAGCAAATGCCTCTAAAAACCTCCAGTGAATTTTGTGGAGGAAGCACTTTAACAGGGTAGTGCAGTGTATTAATGTGCGTGCCTATGGTTATGTAATAACAGGTTATGCCTATTGTTCATTAGTTGCAGAAAAGGGCTCCTTAAGTGTAATTAGCCTAAATGGGAATTGACTGCACACTTCCAGAGGAGAATTACCCCCATGGATAGCCAGTAACTCCTTTGCCtgattttcatttgcaaaattCCTGCAAGCAGCAGAATATTGCCACCTATTCCAGTGGAAACAGGCATCTCTACCTGTGCACAAAAGATTACAAAATGACAGTATCTATCCTGGTTGTGCTTTCAGACTCCCTCTATCTCTTTTCTGATGGCAGGTCTGATTAATAGAAAGGAAATACATATTGTGCATCACAcatacaacaacaaaagcatgtAAACTCAGCCGCCTCAGGGTGCAGAACGATCGTattaagcacagagaaaaatacagagtTGCTTGCTcacattagatatttatagactaATACCAAAGACCACATTTGATTTGCATAGTCACAAAACTTCTCCCAGAAccccactgatttcagtgcagaaatgcCCAGGG
It contains:
- the MDFIC2 gene encoding myoD family inhibitor domain-containing protein 2, whose product is MSEARTDKAQIKPAESFENDKQNISWLKKDSCTSSLPLPVLHEVMLSSEDHPENQLTNEKHTDEKTVKGIVMSSVAEFSMADTSSKETKNEKKLSEASRSSIASLEKCREFTYIEDDASVHQRDSDDECATLILACLFCQFWDFLIMLPDTCEHWLIDTCCPSNRYYQTSDEDHSNNDCNCDCDIDCSLFESCHETGECLELAMEISEVCYR